In Terriglobus aquaticus, the genomic window GCAGCCAGGTGACACAACGGAGTTGATCGCCATCCCGGTACGGCCCATCTCGCCAAAGACGAACTTGGCGGGCGGATACTGCGTGGGGCGTGTGCGGATCGGCCAGTCACGGTCGTACAGGTTGAAGGTCGGCGCGACCGCACAGATGTCGATGTTGGCCTCGTAGTAGGCGTCCAGCGTGCCCACATCGCGCCAGTAAAGCGCTTCTTTGCGATTCTCGTCGACGAAGTTGAAGGCCTGGACCTTGTACCGGCCCAGCAGCTTCGGCAGGATGTTGTGGCCGAAGTCGTGCTTGGAGTCCGGGTCCTCCGCGTCAGCGATCAGCTCGGGAATCAGGACATCGGTATTGAACAGGTAGATGCCCATGGAGGCGTCGACCTTGTCTGCGTTGAAGGGCGAGCGGACGTCGGTAGTCTTCGGCTTCTCCTGGAAGCCGGTCACCTCGCCGGTCCGCGACACTTCGACCACGCCGAATTGCGAGACCTCGTCCGGATTGATGGGAAGCGTGGCGAGCGTGACGGCGGCGCCGCTGTCGCAGTGCTGCTGCATCATCAGGCCGTAGTTCATCTTGTAGATGTGATCGCCCGAGAGGATGAGCACGAACTTCGGCTCTTCCGAACCGATGGAGTAGATGTTCTGGTAGACGGCGTCGGCGGTGCCCTGATACCAACTCTTGTTCACGCGCTGCATGGGCGGCAGGATTTCCATGAACTCGCCCAATTCGCTCGCGACTGTGGTGCCCCAGCCTTCGCGAATGTGGCGGTTGAGCGACAACGCCTTGTACTGCGTCATGATGTAGACCTTGCGCAGGCCGCTGTTGATGCAGTTGGAGAGGGTGATATCGATGATGCGGTACTGACCGGCGAAAGGAACGGCGGGCTTCGCTCGTTCCCGCGTCAACGGAAAAAGGCGCTCACCAGCACCGCCGGCAAGCAGAACTCCAAGTGTGTCTCTCATGACGCTTTCACCCCAAGGGACCCAGTGCACTTTGCTGCGGGCACTGTGACAGTTGGGATTGGATGCTGAAAGGGGCCGAGATGGCAAGTGCAAGTTGATGGAAGCGCAGGAGACGCGGGCACGGCAACGCCCGGTAGCGCGAAGGGCCGCTTAGTCTTCGTTGTCAGCAGCCGACACGTCTTCGTCCGGCAGAGAGATACGCAGCGACTTCAGGAAGCTGACGTCGTTGCGGGTGAAACCGCCGGCGCTGGAGCCGTCGGACACTTCTTCTTCGGCGTCGGGGGTGTCACTTACCTGGTTGAGGCCGATGGTCGCTTCCAGCATCAGCATCACGTCAAAGCCTTCTTCGCGGATCTCACGAACCACGCCGGAGATGCTTTCCGAATCCGAGACGGACTCGTGGATGGCCTCGCCGAGTTGCTGGATCAGTTCCTTGATGCGTCCGTTCATCCCCACCCCGATTCCACGGCGTTTCGCCGGTATCTGTTCATTAGTACGCCACCGCGTCCGATGCTGCTACCGGCCAGGCGGTGGCGTTCCTCGCGACTGCTTCAGGCGTGGGTATTGTGGTCGGCCCAGGCGTGTTCCAAC contains:
- the glgC gene encoding glucose-1-phosphate adenylyltransferase — its product is MRDTLGVLLAGGAGERLFPLTRERAKPAVPFAGQYRIIDITLSNCINSGLRKVYIMTQYKALSLNRHIREGWGTTVASELGEFMEILPPMQRVNKSWYQGTADAVYQNIYSIGSEEPKFVLILSGDHIYKMNYGLMMQQHCDSGAAVTLATLPINPDEVSQFGVVEVSRTGEVTGFQEKPKTTDVRSPFNADKVDASMGIYLFNTDVLIPELIADAEDPDSKHDFGHNILPKLLGRYKVQAFNFVDENRKEALYWRDVGTLDAYYEANIDICAVAPTFNLYDRDWPIRTRPTQYPPAKFVFGEMGRTGMAINSVVSPGCVVSGSAVRQSVLSQDVRVNSYSDIDSSLLFQHVNVGRHCRIRRAIIDRDVHIPDGTVIGYDANEDRKRYFVTPSGLTVVTRDGSLYENPVSQEFLQTM